The Manis javanica isolate MJ-LG chromosome 4, MJ_LKY, whole genome shotgun sequence genome contains a region encoding:
- the ARRB2 gene encoding beta-arrestin-2 isoform X2: MGEKPGTRVFKKSSPNCKLTVYLGKRDFVDHLDKVDPVDGVVLVDPDYLKDRKVFVTLTCAFRYGREDLDVLGLSFRKDLFIATYQAFPPVPNPPRPPTRLQDRLLRKLGQHAHPFFFTIPQNLPCSVTLQPGPEDTGKACGVDFEIRAFCAKSLEEKSHKRNSVRLVIRKVQFAPEKPGPQPSAETTRHFLMSDRSLHLEASLDKELYYHGEPLNVNVHVTNNSTKTVKKIKVSVRQYADICLFSTAQYKCPVAQIEQDDQVSPSSTFCKVYTITPLLSDNREKRGLALDGKLKHEDTNLASSTIVKEGANKEVLGILVSYRVKVKLVVSRGGDVSVELPFVLMHPKPHDHITLPRPQTAAPETDAPVDTNLIEFDTNYATDDDIVFEDFARLRLKGMKDEDYDDQFC, from the exons ATGGGGGAGAAACCCGGTACCAG GGTCTTCAAGAAGTCGAGCCCTAACTGCAAG CTCACTGTGTACTTGGGCAAGCGGGACTTTGTAGATCATCTGGACAAAGTGGATCCCGTGG ATGGTGTGGTGCTTGTGGACCCTGACTACTTGAAGGACCGCAAAG TGTTTGTGACCCTCACCTGCGCCTTCCGCTATGGCCGAGAGGACCTGGATGTGCTGGGCTTGTCCTTCCGCAAAGACCTGTTCATCGCCACCTACCAGGCCTTCCCCCCAGTACCCAACCCACCCCGGCCCCCCACCCGCCTGCAGGACCGGCTGCTGAGGAAGCTGGGCCAGCATGCCCACCCCTTTTTTTTCACA ATACCCCAGAATCTGCCCTGCTCCGTCACACTGCAGCCAGGCCCAGAGGACACAGGGAAG GCCTGTGGGGTAGACTTTGAGATTCGAGCCTTCTGTGCCAAATCACTAGAAGAGAAAAGCCACAAAAG GAACTCTGTGCGTCTGGTGATCCGAAAGGTGCAGTTTGCCCCAGAGAAACCTGGCCCCCAGCCGTCAGCAGAAACCACACGCCACTTCCTCATGTCTGACCGGTCCTTGCACCTTGAGGCTTCGCTGGACAAGGAG CTGTACTACCATGGGGAGCCCCTCAACGTCAATGTCCACGTCACCAACAACTCCACCAAGACCGTCAAGAAGATCAAAGTCTCTG TGAGACAGTATGCGGACATCTGCCTCTTCAGCACCGCCCAGTACAAGTGTCCTGTGGCTCAGATAGAACAGGA TGACCAGGTTTCGCCCAGTTCCacgttctgtaaggtgtacaccATCACCCCGCTGCTTAGTGACAACCGGGAGAAGCGTGGTCTTGCCCTGGACGGGAAGCTGAAGCACGAGGACACCAACCTGGCTTCCAGCACCAT CGTGAAGGAGGGTGCCAACAAGGAGGTGCTGGGAATCCTAGTGTCCTACAGGGTCAAGGTGAAGCTGGTGGTGTCTCGTGGCGG ggaCGTCTCCGTGGAGCTACCTTTTGTTCTAATGCACCCCAAGCCCCATGACCACATCACCCTCCCCAGACCCCAGACAG CTGCTCCTGAAACAGATGCCCCTGTGGACACGAACCTCATTGAATTTGATACCAA CTATGCCACAGATGATGACATCGTGTTTGAGGACTTTGCCCGGCTTCGGCTGAAGGGGATGAAGGATGAGGACTATGACGACCAGTTCTGCTAG
- the ARRB2 gene encoding beta-arrestin-2 isoform X1: MGEKPGTRVFKKSSPNCKLTVYLGKRDFVDHLDKVDPVDGVVLVDPDYLKDRKVFVTLTCAFRYGREDLDVLGLSFRKDLFIATYQAFPPVPNPPRPPTRLQDRLLRKLGQHAHPFFFTVRMPPTFCRARGLGSCLGIPQNLPCSVTLQPGPEDTGKACGVDFEIRAFCAKSLEEKSHKRNSVRLVIRKVQFAPEKPGPQPSAETTRHFLMSDRSLHLEASLDKELYYHGEPLNVNVHVTNNSTKTVKKIKVSVRQYADICLFSTAQYKCPVAQIEQDDQVSPSSTFCKVYTITPLLSDNREKRGLALDGKLKHEDTNLASSTIVKEGANKEVLGILVSYRVKVKLVVSRGGDVSVELPFVLMHPKPHDHITLPRPQTAAPETDAPVDTNLIEFDTNYATDDDIVFEDFARLRLKGMKDEDYDDQFC, translated from the exons ATGGGGGAGAAACCCGGTACCAG GGTCTTCAAGAAGTCGAGCCCTAACTGCAAG CTCACTGTGTACTTGGGCAAGCGGGACTTTGTAGATCATCTGGACAAAGTGGATCCCGTGG ATGGTGTGGTGCTTGTGGACCCTGACTACTTGAAGGACCGCAAAG TGTTTGTGACCCTCACCTGCGCCTTCCGCTATGGCCGAGAGGACCTGGATGTGCTGGGCTTGTCCTTCCGCAAAGACCTGTTCATCGCCACCTACCAGGCCTTCCCCCCAGTACCCAACCCACCCCGGCCCCCCACCCGCCTGCAGGACCGGCTGCTGAGGAAGCTGGGCCAGCATGCCCACCCCTTTTTTTTCACAGTGAGGATGCCCCCCACCTTCTGCAGGGCAAGGGGTCTAGGATCATGTTTGGGG ATACCCCAGAATCTGCCCTGCTCCGTCACACTGCAGCCAGGCCCAGAGGACACAGGGAAG GCCTGTGGGGTAGACTTTGAGATTCGAGCCTTCTGTGCCAAATCACTAGAAGAGAAAAGCCACAAAAG GAACTCTGTGCGTCTGGTGATCCGAAAGGTGCAGTTTGCCCCAGAGAAACCTGGCCCCCAGCCGTCAGCAGAAACCACACGCCACTTCCTCATGTCTGACCGGTCCTTGCACCTTGAGGCTTCGCTGGACAAGGAG CTGTACTACCATGGGGAGCCCCTCAACGTCAATGTCCACGTCACCAACAACTCCACCAAGACCGTCAAGAAGATCAAAGTCTCTG TGAGACAGTATGCGGACATCTGCCTCTTCAGCACCGCCCAGTACAAGTGTCCTGTGGCTCAGATAGAACAGGA TGACCAGGTTTCGCCCAGTTCCacgttctgtaaggtgtacaccATCACCCCGCTGCTTAGTGACAACCGGGAGAAGCGTGGTCTTGCCCTGGACGGGAAGCTGAAGCACGAGGACACCAACCTGGCTTCCAGCACCAT CGTGAAGGAGGGTGCCAACAAGGAGGTGCTGGGAATCCTAGTGTCCTACAGGGTCAAGGTGAAGCTGGTGGTGTCTCGTGGCGG ggaCGTCTCCGTGGAGCTACCTTTTGTTCTAATGCACCCCAAGCCCCATGACCACATCACCCTCCCCAGACCCCAGACAG CTGCTCCTGAAACAGATGCCCCTGTGGACACGAACCTCATTGAATTTGATACCAA CTATGCCACAGATGATGACATCGTGTTTGAGGACTTTGCCCGGCTTCGGCTGAAGGGGATGAAGGATGAGGACTATGACGACCAGTTCTGCTAG
- the MED11 gene encoding mediator of RNA polymerase II transcription subunit 11 isoform X1 has product MATYSLANERLRALEDIEREIGAILQNAGTVILELSKEKTNERLLDRQAAAFTASVQHVEAELSGQIRYLTQVATGQPHEGSSYSSRKDCQMALKRVDYARLKLSDVARTCEQMLEN; this is encoded by the exons ATGGCTACCTACAGCCTGGCGAACGAGCGGCTACGCGCACTGGAAGACATTGAACGGGAAATAGGCGCCATTCTCCAGAATGCAG GTACGGTGATTCTGGAGCTGTCGAAGGAAAAAACCAATGAGCGACTCCTAGACCGCCAGGCGGCGGCATTCACGGCATCGGTGCAACACGTGGAGGCGGAGCTGTCAGGTCAGATCCGCTACCTCACCCAG GTGGCCACAGGGCAGCCCCATGAGGGATCCAGCTACTCTTCAAGGAAGGATTGTCAGATGGCCCTGAAGCGAGTGGACTATGCCCGCCTTAAGCTCAGTGATGTGGCCCGAACCTGTGAGCAGATGCTGGAAAACTAG
- the MED11 gene encoding mediator of RNA polymerase II transcription subunit 11 isoform X2 → MATYSLANERLRALEDIEREIGAILQNAGTVILELSKEKTNERLLDRQAAAFTASVQHVEAELSGQIRYLTQVNFTSKEKRNEKILTSTSFNIHAEMLWDEV, encoded by the exons ATGGCTACCTACAGCCTGGCGAACGAGCGGCTACGCGCACTGGAAGACATTGAACGGGAAATAGGCGCCATTCTCCAGAATGCAG GTACGGTGATTCTGGAGCTGTCGAAGGAAAAAACCAATGAGCGACTCCTAGACCGCCAGGCGGCGGCATTCACGGCATCGGTGCAACACGTGGAGGCGGAGCTGTCAGGTCAGATCCGCTACCTCACCCAG gtcaattttacttcaaaagaaaaaaggaacgaGAAAATATTGACTTCTACTTCTTTTAACATACATGCTGAAATGCTTTGGGATGAAGTGTAG
- the CXCL16 gene encoding C-X-C motif chemokine 16, translating to MRRGWGPRCLALSFALLAQLTLPGDGNEGSITGSCPCDEVISSGSPLKAGPMGHLRKHVKVYHRCASYVRFQLPFRSVCGGSKDQWVQELMSCFDRRECGHAHFRKVPPQEHLPPPRTLIADPTEEAPSDMGSPGQMYLPPTLKSTQQPTIPARVPSLDKQLTHTSETTTSTASHSLGVGPGVGENQKQLKENVAGPSAMVPVLCLLAIVFVLTGALLYVLCKRRRQLLQYSPDLQLHYAPVAPDSTAGAKNGSL from the exons ATGAGGCGGGGCTGGGGACCCCGGTGCCTTGCGCTCTCGTTCGCCCTGCTGGCCCAGCTGACTCTGCCAG GCGATGGCAATGAGGGAAGCATTACTGGAAGTTGTCCCTGTGATGAAGTCATTTCTTCCGGTTCCCCTCTAAAGGCTGGGCCCATGGGACATCTCCGAAAGCATGTGAAAGTCTATCACCGCTGTGCTTCGTATGTCAG GTTCCAGCTACCATTCcggagtgtgtgtgggggcagcAAAGACCAGTGGGTTCAGGAACTGATGAGCTGCTTTGATCGCAGAG AATGTGGACATGCTCACTTCAGGAAGGTGCCCCCCCAGGAGCATTTACCTCCTCCAAGGACCCTGATTGCTGACCCCACAGAAGAGGCACCTTCAGACATGGGAAGTCCTGGGCAGATGTACCTGCCACCCACCTTGAAGTCTACCCAGCAGCCAACCATTCCAGCAAGAGTACCATCCTTGGACAAGCAGCTCACCCATACCAGTGAAACCACTACTTCCACTGCAAGCCACAGCCTGGGTGTTGGGCCTGGGGTTGGAGAGAACCAGAAGCAGCTGAAAGAAAATGTGGCTGGGCCATCAGCCATGGTGCCAGTGCTGTGCCTCCTGGCCATCGTCTTTGTTCTCACAGGAGCCCTCCTGTATGTGCTATGCAAGAGGAGGAGGCAGCTGCTACAGTACTCTCCAG ATTTGCAGCTTCATTATGCACCTGTGGCACCAGACTCCACCGCTGGAGCTAAGAATGGAAGCTTGTGA